In Oncorhynchus kisutch isolate 150728-3 linkage group LG5, Okis_V2, whole genome shotgun sequence, a genomic segment contains:
- the LOC109886750 gene encoding uncharacterized protein LOC109886750: protein MSQHFVPPIGSKACGYIHNVSAVKRGKKTGYFNAVLQQEDESRNLIVFQPQLRDRFATAESRRTPVKLVKVVFQPSISRNNKIQIMFTYTSTFSILEDLPFKFNSDLDGRVKDVALADLQEDKENTENAVKQKVNITVEVIQKLKEGHCKTRFNKSMPMVEYLVGHIVDDSTTLTNLTVWGRENTVEEGKWLPGHQCFCC, encoded by the exons ATGTCTCAGCATTTTGTCCCTCCAATAGGCTCCAAGGCCTGCGGTTACATCCACAATGTCTCAGCAgtgaagagagggaagaagacaGGATATTTCAATGCCGTTTTACAGCAAGAAGATGAGAGCAGGAATCTTATCGTTTTTCAGCCGCAGCTGCGAGACCGCTTTGCCACAGCAGAGAGTCGCAG AACTCCAGTGAAGTTGGTGAAAGTGGTGTTCCAGCCATCCATAAGCAGAAACAACAAAATAcagataatgtttacatacacatCCACATTTTCCATCCTCGAAGATTTACCCTTCAAATTCAACAGTGACCTTGACGGGAGGGTCAAGGATGTGGCACTAGCTGACCTTCAAGAGGacaaagaaaacacagaaaatgCTGTAAAACAGAAG GTGAACATTACAGTGGAGGTGATTCAGAAACTGAAAGAGGGCCATTGTAAAACGAGATTTAACAAAAGCATGCCCATGGTGGAATACCTAGTCGGTCATATTGTAGATGATTCAACAACACTCACAAACCTGACCGTGTGGGGTCGTGAAAACACGGTCGAAGAGGGGAAATGGTTACCGGGTCACCAATGTTTCTGTTGCTAA